One genomic segment of candidate division KSB1 bacterium includes these proteins:
- a CDS encoding polysaccharide deacetylase family protein produces the protein MNAALKRVAYTWLGRSGTHKLLQWHHRRQALILTYHGVIHSGDNSYSNRNSIAAAAFEQQMDYLARHFQPMSLPELVRRLQAREQLPDYTVVITFDDGFRNNYTVAAPILKKYGLPATIFLATAYVSSPKLGLWTERVDWLLQSATLPVLEFSFGNEVQHLALQTTRDRMIASDRVRDYLKRLPPAEREQAISALQARLGRVREIDRSLEERYAFLTWDQARELQQAQITFGSHTHTHAILSSLSMAEAHFELTESRRLIEAELRTACTLFSYPNGSVRDFSRRDLELVQKLGYAAAVSQLPGYNDRNTDLFALRRINISRSNDFNYFLAKICGLTMLGRP, from the coding sequence ATGAACGCTGCTCTCAAGCGAGTCGCTTACACCTGGCTGGGTCGCTCCGGCACCCACAAATTGCTGCAGTGGCACCATCGCCGCCAGGCCCTGATTTTGACCTATCACGGGGTGATTCACAGCGGCGACAACAGTTACAGCAATCGCAACAGTATTGCCGCGGCGGCCTTCGAACAGCAGATGGATTATCTTGCCCGGCATTTCCAGCCCATGTCCCTGCCGGAGCTGGTGCGGCGCCTGCAAGCACGAGAGCAGTTGCCCGATTACACGGTGGTAATCACCTTCGACGATGGTTTTCGCAACAACTATACGGTGGCGGCACCGATTCTGAAAAAGTACGGCTTGCCGGCAACCATTTTTCTGGCCACTGCCTACGTCAGCAGTCCCAAACTCGGCCTGTGGACCGAGCGGGTGGACTGGCTGCTGCAATCTGCCACGCTGCCGGTGCTGGAATTCAGCTTCGGCAACGAAGTGCAGCACCTGGCGCTGCAAACCACACGCGATCGCATGATCGCCTCGGACCGGGTGCGCGATTATCTCAAGCGTTTGCCGCCAGCCGAACGCGAGCAGGCAATCAGTGCGCTGCAGGCACGCCTGGGCCGCGTGCGCGAGATCGACCGCAGTCTGGAGGAACGTTACGCCTTTCTCACCTGGGACCAGGCACGCGAGCTGCAGCAGGCGCAAATCACGTTCGGTTCCCACACCCACACCCATGCGATCCTGTCGAGCTTGAGCATGGCCGAGGCGCATTTCGAACTGACGGAATCGCGCCGCCTGATCGAAGCCGAACTGAGAACCGCGTGCACACTGTTCAGCTATCCCAACGGTTCGGTGCGCGATTTCAGCCGGCGTGATCTCGAGCTGGTGCAGAAGCTCGGCTATGCCGCGGCGGTGAGCCAGTTGCCCGGCTACAACGACCGAAACACCGATTTGTTCGCCCTGCGCCGCATCAATATCTCGCGCAGCAACGATTTCAACTATTTTTTGGCCAAGATTTGCGGACTGACCATGCTGGGCCGGCCCTGA
- the pelF gene encoding GT4 family glycosyltransferase PelF yields the protein MKRELLRRIKIAHPTAALHVGGKENGMVNLVNAMSTDIFENYIFVFKRGGALRQRIDPGQCQVIELGTRQGGDLRIYLRLAHHFRRLRFNIVHTRSWSSLLEGMIAAKLTGVPLLVHGEHGLIKDDTRIHVWVQRGFWRLADQVMCVSEALRESLVARIGFPRERIRVIKNGVELERFNVKVDRHELKAALGIPPQAPVFGSIGRLVPVKDYATLIKAAKVVLSELSSAHLIFVGDGPLREELRALAERLGIAAQVHFLNWRKDVPALMRVLDVFVLSSLSEGMSNSILEAMCSGTAVVATNVGGNPELVVDKETGLLVPSQDAQQMGRAILALLLDAKRRRAMGAAGRRRIAEHFSLQVMVRNYEKMYLDIASRHYDFHRELQDKIDRRFSPQSVLASASYVE from the coding sequence ATGAAGAGAGAATTGCTTCGTAGGATCAAGATTGCCCATCCCACCGCCGCGCTGCATGTCGGAGGCAAGGAAAACGGCATGGTCAATCTGGTCAATGCCATGTCCACCGACATCTTCGAGAACTACATCTTCGTTTTCAAACGCGGCGGTGCGCTGCGTCAGCGCATTGACCCCGGGCAGTGCCAGGTGATCGAACTGGGCACGCGGCAGGGGGGTGACCTGCGCATTTATTTGCGACTGGCCCATCACTTCCGCCGCCTGCGATTCAATATCGTGCACACCCGCTCCTGGAGTTCTCTGCTGGAGGGGATGATCGCCGCCAAGCTCACGGGCGTGCCCCTGCTCGTCCACGGCGAGCATGGCCTGATTAAAGATGACACCAGGATTCATGTCTGGGTGCAGCGCGGCTTTTGGCGGCTGGCCGATCAGGTCATGTGTGTTTCCGAAGCGCTGCGTGAAAGCCTGGTGGCGCGCATCGGCTTCCCGCGCGAACGCATCCGGGTCATCAAAAATGGTGTGGAACTCGAGCGGTTCAACGTGAAAGTCGACCGCCACGAGCTCAAGGCCGCGCTCGGCATCCCGCCACAGGCGCCTGTTTTCGGCAGCATCGGCCGGCTGGTGCCGGTGAAGGACTATGCCACCCTGATCAAAGCGGCCAAAGTCGTGCTCAGCGAGCTGTCCTCGGCACATTTGATCTTTGTCGGCGATGGCCCGCTGCGCGAAGAGCTGCGCGCGCTGGCCGAGCGGCTGGGGATTGCCGCGCAGGTTCATTTTCTCAACTGGCGCAAGGACGTGCCCGCGCTCATGCGCGTGCTCGATGTGTTCGTGCTGTCCTCCCTGAGCGAAGGCATGTCCAACTCGATTTTAGAAGCCATGTGTTCGGGCACGGCCGTGGTGGCCACCAATGTCGGCGGCAATCCCGAGCTGGTGGTCGACAAGGAAACCGGGCTGCTCGTGCCCTCGCAGGATGCCCAACAGATGGGCCGTGCCATTCTTGCCCTGTTGCTCGATGCCAAACGCCGCCGCGCCATGGGAGCAGCCGGCCGCCGCCGCATCGCGGAGCACTTTTCCCTGCAGGTCATGGTGCGCAATTACGAAAAAATGTACCTCGATATTGCCTCCCGCCATTACGATTTTCACCGCGAATTGCAGGACAAAATTGACCGCCGCTTCTCCCCACAATCTGTACTTGCTTCCGCCAGCTATGTTGAGTGA
- a CDS encoding GNAT family N-acetyltransferase gives MSIIIREADLQRDRQAMMACLLRNRERYEANETFVRRFDWAYHDNPHGAGKIWLAVETAGERVIGFTSAFPRKVIVNGETLTGWNCADFSIDKEYRTLGVAIKLRRAAKDCVDRGEFAFLYAHPNDRMRVVHEKVGHHAIGKMVRYAALLRLDRLSSLVLGNNMLARVLAGLVNPFLRLLTRGHTGDGTCRFRLLQEERFGPEYDRLFERVKLQHSVIASRDTAYLNWRFLDNPLHRAKSFRMEDGGELKGYVLYFEGRGVAHVADLLVDGRSEEMRLLLAGLIHHLRKAGFSTISLRLHNMNPVLAQAQQLGFRYRNDATSTVIAYAAPASPYASVLLEGKNWFMTVGDRDI, from the coding sequence ATGTCAATCATCATTCGTGAAGCAGATTTGCAGCGCGACCGGCAGGCGATGATGGCCTGCCTGCTGCGCAACCGCGAACGCTATGAAGCCAACGAGACCTTCGTGCGGCGCTTCGATTGGGCCTATCATGACAATCCCCACGGCGCCGGCAAGATTTGGCTGGCGGTCGAAACCGCCGGCGAGCGCGTCATCGGGTTCACCTCCGCCTTCCCCCGCAAAGTCATCGTCAACGGTGAAACCCTGACGGGCTGGAATTGCGCCGATTTCTCGATCGACAAGGAATACCGCACCCTGGGCGTGGCGATCAAGCTGCGGCGTGCCGCCAAGGACTGTGTCGATCGCGGCGAGTTCGCCTTCCTCTACGCCCATCCCAACGACCGCATGCGTGTCGTGCATGAAAAGGTCGGTCATCATGCCATCGGCAAAATGGTGCGCTATGCCGCACTCCTGCGCCTGGATCGCCTGAGCAGTTTGGTGCTCGGCAACAACATGCTGGCGCGCGTGCTGGCCGGCCTCGTCAATCCCTTCCTGCGGCTGCTGACCCGCGGCCACACGGGCGATGGCACCTGTCGTTTCCGCCTGCTGCAGGAAGAGCGCTTTGGTCCGGAATATGACCGCCTGTTCGAGCGGGTCAAACTGCAGCACAGTGTCATCGCCAGCCGCGACACCGCTTATCTGAACTGGCGCTTTCTCGACAACCCCCTGCATCGCGCCAAAAGCTTTCGCATGGAAGACGGGGGCGAATTGAAGGGCTATGTGCTGTACTTCGAAGGCCGGGGCGTGGCTCATGTTGCCGATCTTCTGGTGGACGGCAGGAGCGAGGAAATGCGCCTCCTGCTCGCCGGTCTCATTCACCATCTCCGCAAGGCCGGCTTCAGCACGATTTCCCTGCGGCTGCACAACATGAATCCCGTGCTGGCGCAGGCGCAACAACTCGGCTTTCGCTACCGCAACGATGCCACCTCCACGGTCATCGCCTATGCCGCGCCAGCCTCGCCATACGCCAGCGTGCTGCTGGAAGGCAAGAACTGGTTCATGACTGTCGGCGATCGCGATATCTAA
- a CDS encoding O-antigen ligase family protein: MSIRALLAIVLLLLSLAWTLRRPFVGVCVNVLLFHLNLRALGAGLENIRFQFYATIVLFISYFINYEQLHAQPAITRPPMRWLYAFTAMTFITSMWAVASPAHAFDSAFEFSKIVLFVWLMTQIIKTEHELRILMYVIIAGCWYTSFMAQWGVEWDLIDEIEVGVATGGTGTHLMMFLPLMILLAIYGAWKERLFVIFVIPFVLNFLPNTEEGMRSTFLTLVVTVALLFLLAPGSMRWKALPPILVGGLLFVFVLTPPGYFEYMTTILDPSSENSAASRSVINQASFEILKDYPMGIGYDNYPMVSLKYLPEEALSNLGTRDAHNSFLKVATEFGIIGFLIWITTALLTWTHFRKIRKTLQNGVPPTMLQLCALSFEIALIGVAPGMWTHNYNQLDSLYWLVALSGIMYNLHLQTNTAAEAQAPVTVLQPQRAKAGGGRPTIPAPPPRLKPPPKLSPKAS, encoded by the coding sequence GTGTCGATCCGTGCGCTGCTGGCCATTGTTCTGCTGCTGCTCTCGCTCGCCTGGACGTTGCGGCGGCCGTTTGTCGGCGTGTGCGTGAACGTCCTGCTGTTTCATCTGAATCTGCGCGCCCTGGGCGCGGGGCTGGAGAACATCCGCTTCCAGTTCTATGCCACTATTGTGCTGTTCATTTCTTATTTCATCAACTACGAGCAGTTGCACGCCCAGCCCGCCATCACCCGGCCGCCGATGCGCTGGTTGTATGCGTTCACCGCCATGACGTTCATCACCAGCATGTGGGCGGTGGCTTCGCCGGCGCATGCCTTTGACAGCGCTTTTGAATTTTCCAAGATCGTGCTGTTCGTCTGGCTGATGACGCAGATCATCAAGACCGAGCACGAGCTGCGCATCCTGATGTATGTCATCATCGCGGGCTGTTGGTATACCTCCTTCATGGCGCAATGGGGTGTCGAGTGGGACCTGATCGATGAAATTGAAGTGGGGGTCGCCACCGGCGGCACCGGCACCCACCTCATGATGTTCCTGCCGTTGATGATCCTGCTGGCCATCTACGGCGCCTGGAAGGAACGGCTCTTTGTCATTTTCGTCATCCCCTTCGTGCTCAATTTTCTGCCCAATACCGAGGAGGGCATGCGTTCGACCTTTCTGACGCTGGTGGTGACGGTGGCGCTGCTGTTTCTGCTTGCCCCCGGCAGCATGCGCTGGAAGGCCCTGCCGCCCATCCTCGTCGGCGGCCTGCTGTTTGTTTTCGTGCTCACCCCGCCGGGCTATTTCGAGTACATGACCACCATTCTCGATCCCAGCTCGGAAAATTCCGCGGCCTCGCGCAGCGTCATCAATCAGGCCAGTTTCGAGATTCTGAAGGACTATCCGATGGGCATCGGCTATGACAACTACCCCATGGTCTCCTTGAAGTATCTGCCCGAAGAAGCGTTGTCGAATCTCGGCACCCGCGATGCCCACAACAGTTTTCTCAAGGTGGCGACAGAATTCGGTATCATCGGATTTCTGATCTGGATCACCACCGCTTTGCTCACATGGACTCATTTTCGCAAAATCAGAAAGACATTGCAGAACGGCGTACCGCCGACCATGTTGCAGCTCTGCGCCCTGTCTTTTGAGATTGCCCTGATCGGCGTGGCGCCCGGTATGTGGACCCATAACTACAATCAACTGGATTCGCTCTACTGGCTGGTTGCCCTCAGCGGCATCATGTACAATCTGCACTTGCAGACGAATACTGCCGCAGAGGCGCAGGCGCCGGTGACGGTGCTGCAACCGCAGCGGGCGAAGGCGGGAGGCGGGCGTCCTACGATCCCGGCGCCGCCCCCGCGCTTGAAACCACCCCCCAAGTTGAGTCCGAAGGCATCTTGA
- a CDS encoding sulfotransferase, translating into MIGSQRSGTSFLYRLIRNYLRIGFGRDNGNFIRFMKHLPQYGDLQQTRNLERLLHDLFHLPEFKKRFRGLALDIGCFIANLETRTYAEIVRRFYAEWAYFKDPDAMRWGGKTPDYSIHAATLHQLLPDAKFIHIIRDGRDVALSLFRLAWGPKDPMLAAQHWQERVQSALAFGRRVGPDSYLELRYENLVQHPAREFERLVRFIAYEGDIEEIVHRFRREIVDTVKRDNFDKWRKQMPRRQIRVFEQLAGGTLQTLGYPVVFPEVVGRPFRPWQRLWHHTVNFSIKLLIALFTQSGLQRTGEKGSRAWAAIRRRLRR; encoded by the coding sequence GTGATCGGTTCGCAGCGCTCGGGCACCTCCTTTCTTTACCGCCTGATCCGCAACTATCTCCGCATCGGTTTCGGGCGGGACAACGGCAATTTCATCCGGTTCATGAAGCACCTGCCGCAATACGGCGATCTCCAGCAGACGCGCAATCTCGAACGATTGCTGCATGACCTGTTCCATCTGCCCGAGTTTAAAAAGCGCTTTCGCGGGCTGGCACTGGACATCGGCTGCTTCATTGCAAACCTGGAAACGCGAACCTATGCTGAAATCGTGCGCCGCTTCTATGCCGAATGGGCCTATTTCAAGGACCCGGACGCCATGCGCTGGGGTGGCAAGACGCCGGATTACTCCATTCATGCGGCCACGCTGCACCAATTGCTGCCGGATGCCAAATTCATTCACATCATCCGCGACGGCCGTGATGTGGCGCTTTCCCTGTTTCGGCTGGCCTGGGGGCCGAAGGATCCGATGCTCGCCGCCCAACACTGGCAGGAACGCGTGCAAAGCGCGCTGGCCTTCGGCCGCCGTGTCGGGCCGGACTCCTATCTCGAGCTGCGCTACGAGAATCTCGTGCAACATCCCGCGCGCGAGTTCGAACGTCTGGTTCGGTTCATCGCCTATGAAGGCGATATTGAAGAAATCGTCCATCGCTTTCGTCGCGAGATCGTTGACACGGTCAAGCGCGACAACTTTGACAAGTGGAGAAAGCAAATGCCGCGGCGCCAGATTCGCGTATTCGAGCAACTCGCGGGCGGCACGCTGCAGACGCTGGGTTATCCAGTCGTCTTTCCCGAGGTGGTCGGCCGGCCGTTCCGGCCCTGGCAACGGCTCTGGCACCACACCGTCAACTTTTCCATCAAACTGCTGATCGCCTTGTTTACGCAGAGCGGCTTGCAGCGCACCGGAGAGAAAGGCAGCCGGGCGTGGGCGGCAATCCGACGCCGGCTGCGCCGCTGA
- a CDS encoding lactate racemase domain-containing protein — translation MPSIHLPWAAWFGDGVQSLDLPAGWQVEMCAMHDAPALPPDELLAACRRTIASPPLRELAAGCRSAAIAVDDLSRPTPAALILPFFLEELLGAGIAQENITLVISLGSHTALSHDDLVKKLGAGVVARHRVINHDCQGELHDLGVKVGNVPVKVNAAFMAADLKILLGSVVPHAFAGYSGGAKMVLPGLSNIESIEWTHKAVMMGLRGRAGTLEGNRFRAEFERVARHAGVQFAIQVVVNSRREIAGIFTGDIELAHRAAAAFAGKIYATPVPERADVALLNAYPKDDELLQAENALMYHHTAPGDYLKADGLLLLTSACSLGMGHHGLFGPNQRLYRKPMAKGFLQQRQLAAFMPGVTAEQFHQVYWEGYPHFSTWPAVREYLQQRYPQGGKMAVVPCSSIQIAADGRNSG, via the coding sequence ATGCCTAGTATTCACCTGCCCTGGGCCGCCTGGTTCGGTGACGGCGTCCAAAGCCTCGATTTGCCCGCCGGCTGGCAGGTGGAAATGTGTGCGATGCACGATGCGCCCGCGCTGCCGCCCGATGAGCTGTTGGCAGCCTGCCGGCGCACCATCGCCAGTCCGCCGTTGCGCGAGCTGGCGGCGGGCTGCCGCTCCGCGGCGATTGCCGTTGACGATCTCAGCCGCCCAACCCCCGCCGCCCTGATTTTGCCCTTTTTCCTCGAAGAATTGCTCGGCGCCGGGATCGCGCAGGAAAACATTACGCTGGTGATCAGTCTGGGCTCGCATACCGCCCTTTCGCATGATGACCTGGTCAAGAAACTCGGTGCCGGCGTGGTGGCCCGCCACCGGGTGATCAATCATGATTGCCAGGGCGAACTCCACGATCTGGGTGTCAAGGTTGGCAATGTGCCGGTGAAGGTCAATGCGGCATTCATGGCGGCGGATCTCAAGATTCTGCTCGGCAGCGTGGTGCCGCATGCGTTCGCCGGGTACAGCGGGGGCGCCAAGATGGTCCTGCCCGGCCTGTCGAACATCGAAAGCATTGAATGGACGCACAAGGCGGTGATGATGGGCTTGCGCGGCCGGGCCGGCACCCTCGAGGGCAACCGTTTCCGCGCCGAGTTCGAGCGCGTTGCCCGGCATGCCGGCGTGCAATTCGCGATTCAAGTCGTGGTCAACAGCCGTCGTGAGATCGCCGGCATTTTTACCGGCGATATTGAGCTTGCCCATCGCGCCGCCGCCGCTTTCGCGGGCAAAATCTACGCGACGCCGGTGCCGGAGCGCGCCGATGTTGCCCTCCTCAACGCCTATCCCAAAGATGATGAACTGCTGCAGGCCGAGAATGCCCTGATGTATCATCACACCGCGCCCGGGGATTATCTCAAGGCCGACGGCCTGTTGCTGCTCACCAGTGCCTGTTCCCTGGGCATGGGACATCACGGCCTGTTCGGGCCGAATCAACGCTTGTACCGCAAACCCATGGCCAAAGGCTTTCTCCAGCAGCGCCAGCTTGCCGCTTTCATGCCGGGCGTGACGGCCGAACAATTTCATCAGGTCTATTGGGAAGGGTATCCGCATTTCAGCACGTGGCCGGCGGTGCGCGAGTATTTGCAGCAACGTTATCCGCAGGGCGGCAAGATGGCGGTGGTGCCATGCAGCAGCATCCAGATTGCGGCTGACGGCCGCAATTCAGGCTGA
- a CDS encoding acyl carrier protein, producing MDIRTEVVNFLKKQAPRGVTFKDSDSLLATGVIDSLKMLDLISFLEKQFHIAVDEEEMMPDNFESVDAITRFIQQKRQGLHA from the coding sequence ATGGACATTCGCACTGAAGTTGTCAATTTTTTGAAGAAGCAGGCCCCCAGGGGCGTCACATTCAAGGACAGCGACAGCCTGCTCGCCACCGGCGTCATTGACTCGCTCAAGATGCTCGATCTCATCAGCTTTCTGGAAAAGCAATTTCACATCGCCGTCGATGAGGAGGAGATGATGCCGGACAATTTCGAATCGGTGGACGCCATCACGCGGTTCATTCAGCAAAAACGCCAGGGGTTGCATGCCTAG
- a CDS encoding lipopolysaccharide biosynthesis protein → MSAKSKSIADQAKEGILYNAISRLSGTFFQFFASVALARMLAVEDFGVVQIATTIIGFTTKFGEFGFNMGLIQRREEVRPEHVNTLFVMDLSFKLILFGVLMLGLPLLVDYFHEPRLWTVMPAVAVYMVLDTFSNPSITLLKRHLNFKRDAQIDMIDRFLEIVTSVTFAAFGLGVWSLILSKWIATSTTAVLSARAAGWRPSLQFDFKASKELFHFGGWVFVRNLCREMADNVDYFFIGRHLNAQQLGYYAKAFDLMRLPQKRISQAFNSVLFSTFSRVQDQPEKVKAGLEKVLLTVSLASYPLLIGMMMVAPEFVRLVYGEKWLPMVLPLQIMCLAGILRSIDPFLNSVITATGYVKHTAYRRFIELGLLTVAVYIGVQYGIVGVSIAVVVVAFLVMFLMVSLLQRVSSTGWREYLLPQMPACAASLAMAAAILAFRHLFSGVLGAHSVWLLLGMIFTGAFTYVAVLWLWRPPQLVRLQEELSGDLARFAAKYRRKINALAGRLGLSSSAVE, encoded by the coding sequence ATGTCTGCCAAATCCAAAAGCATTGCTGACCAGGCCAAAGAAGGCATCCTGTACAACGCGATCTCCCGCCTGAGCGGGACGTTCTTTCAATTTTTCGCCAGTGTCGCCCTGGCGCGCATGTTGGCGGTGGAAGACTTCGGCGTCGTGCAAATCGCCACCACCATCATCGGATTCACCACCAAGTTCGGTGAGTTTGGTTTCAACATGGGCTTGATCCAGCGCCGCGAAGAAGTCCGGCCGGAGCATGTCAACACCCTGTTCGTGATGGATCTGAGCTTCAAGCTCATCCTTTTCGGCGTGCTCATGCTCGGCCTGCCGCTGCTGGTCGATTATTTCCATGAGCCGCGGTTGTGGACGGTCATGCCGGCGGTGGCGGTTTACATGGTGCTCGACACCTTCTCCAACCCCAGCATTACGCTGCTCAAGCGCCATCTCAATTTCAAACGGGACGCGCAGATCGACATGATCGACCGCTTTCTGGAGATTGTCACCTCCGTCACTTTTGCGGCGTTCGGCCTGGGCGTGTGGAGTTTGATCCTGAGCAAATGGATCGCGACCAGCACCACCGCAGTGCTGTCGGCGCGCGCCGCCGGCTGGCGCCCCAGCCTGCAGTTCGATTTCAAGGCCAGCAAGGAGCTCTTTCACTTTGGCGGCTGGGTGTTCGTGCGCAATCTCTGCCGCGAAATGGCGGACAATGTCGACTACTTCTTCATCGGCCGCCATCTCAACGCACAACAGCTCGGCTATTACGCCAAAGCCTTCGATCTCATGCGTCTGCCGCAGAAGCGCATCAGCCAGGCCTTCAATTCGGTGCTGTTTTCCACCTTTTCGCGCGTGCAGGACCAGCCGGAGAAGGTCAAAGCCGGACTGGAGAAGGTGTTGCTGACCGTTTCGCTGGCGAGCTATCCGCTGCTCATCGGTATGATGATGGTGGCCCCGGAATTCGTCCGTCTGGTGTATGGTGAGAAATGGCTGCCGATGGTGCTGCCGCTGCAGATCATGTGTCTTGCCGGCATTCTGCGTTCCATCGATCCTTTCCTGAATTCCGTCATCACCGCCACCGGCTATGTGAAGCACACGGCCTACCGCCGCTTCATCGAGCTGGGTCTGCTGACGGTGGCGGTTTACATTGGCGTGCAATACGGCATCGTGGGCGTGTCGATCGCTGTGGTGGTGGTGGCGTTCCTGGTGATGTTTCTGATGGTGAGTCTGCTGCAGCGGGTGAGTTCGACCGGCTGGCGGGAATACCTGCTGCCGCAAATGCCGGCCTGTGCGGCGAGCCTGGCGATGGCGGCCGCCATCCTGGCGTTTCGCCATCTGTTCAGCGGGGTGCTCGGCGCCCACAGTGTTTGGCTGCTGCTCGGCATGATTTTCACCGGTGCCTTCACCTATGTCGCTGTGCTCTGGTTGTGGCGGCCGCCGCAGCTGGTGCGCCTGCAGGAGGAATTGTCAGGCGACCTCGCCAGGTTTGCCGCGAAATACCGGCGGAAGATCAACGCGCTTGCCGGCCGGCTGGGGTTGTCCTCCTCGGCCGTGGAGTAG
- a CDS encoding aminoglycoside phosphotransferase family protein encodes MNLRLSPMGHRTSTLPRFTQFYLTLPENLGADLLNDGIYELPGAWKFFTRLPAGKAVLIYCAGFTAVALAFARHVARVAVTGLHPAEAEILTELARLKQLDNLEILPAQAALHGPYAQIIVLADTRGLSNGTLADFARQLQTVLTGGEEWVLLVRADSAATLANRSKRLLRRLLGRGAPDRSNGAVRLCLRNAPALTREQMLALFPAPRQALCAEVCVSPGFLRPKWISCKANSETSSPLPATGEAGAEHLLIAGRARDASFFQRLLQHLSPAGEAGWQARGPGRVLSGGKLQIELWRETPAAPQQALLKLPLIASAEKRLQENAATLARLQQAEALTPEQRRLFPLTLQAGQFEQQCFQLESFLPGRSLDRLPETLARDPQVIHHLLHCWRGIQEKFVQPVLVDDSVFHRLFVAVLHAVQEWLAPEPAVCQRLQRVVDYWHRQFHGRTLACGLVHGDFSIKNILLDPQRRAITGLIDWDLADFFSLPTMDVLHFFIRLDSRSFQDVPPVIALRLIKSKAGLPQRLLNAVAESYGCQPADWPGVVMLYWLHRQRGYLGSPKNLNARFVRRQFHEVLELFEREILC; translated from the coding sequence GTGAATCTTCGCCTCTCTCCCATGGGCCACCGCACGTCAACCCTGCCCCGCTTCACGCAATTCTATTTGACTTTGCCGGAAAACTTGGGCGCGGATTTGCTCAATGACGGCATTTACGAATTGCCCGGGGCCTGGAAGTTTTTCACGCGCCTGCCGGCCGGCAAAGCCGTGTTGATCTATTGCGCGGGCTTCACGGCGGTGGCGCTGGCGTTCGCCCGCCATGTGGCGCGCGTGGCGGTGACCGGTTTGCATCCTGCAGAGGCGGAAATACTCACGGAGCTGGCCCGCCTCAAGCAGCTCGACAATCTCGAGATTCTGCCGGCGCAGGCGGCCCTGCACGGGCCCTATGCCCAAATCATCGTGCTCGCCGATACCCGGGGATTGTCGAACGGCACCCTGGCTGACTTTGCCCGGCAGCTCCAAACCGTCCTGACTGGCGGGGAGGAGTGGGTGCTGCTCGTGCGTGCCGATAGCGCGGCCACGCTGGCAAATCGGAGCAAGCGGCTGTTGCGCCGCCTGCTCGGCCGCGGCGCGCCGGACCGGTCGAACGGCGCCGTGCGCTTGTGTTTGCGCAATGCGCCGGCGCTCACCCGTGAGCAGATGCTGGCCCTTTTTCCCGCGCCGCGGCAAGCACTGTGTGCAGAAGTGTGTGTGTCACCGGGTTTCCTGCGGCCGAAATGGATTTCCTGCAAGGCAAACAGCGAAACCTCATCCCCGTTGCCTGCCACCGGCGAGGCGGGTGCGGAACATCTGTTGATCGCAGGCCGGGCGAGAGACGCCTCATTTTTCCAGCGTTTGCTGCAACATCTCAGCCCGGCCGGGGAGGCCGGCTGGCAGGCTCGCGGGCCCGGTCGGGTGCTCAGCGGCGGCAAATTGCAAATCGAGTTGTGGCGGGAAACGCCGGCCGCACCGCAGCAGGCTCTGCTCAAACTCCCGCTCATTGCTTCGGCAGAAAAGCGCTTGCAGGAAAACGCAGCAACGCTGGCGCGGCTGCAGCAGGCGGAGGCGCTGACCCCGGAACAGCGCCGGCTGTTTCCGCTGACACTGCAAGCCGGCCAATTCGAACAGCAGTGCTTTCAGCTCGAAAGCTTTCTGCCCGGCCGCTCGCTCGATCGTCTGCCGGAGACCCTGGCCCGTGATCCGCAGGTGATTCACCACCTGCTGCACTGCTGGCGCGGCATTCAGGAGAAGTTTGTGCAGCCGGTGCTGGTGGATGACAGTGTTTTTCACCGTCTCTTTGTGGCAGTGCTGCACGCCGTGCAGGAGTGGCTGGCGCCTGAGCCGGCGGTCTGTCAGCGACTCCAACGCGTGGTCGACTACTGGCACAGACAATTTCACGGGCGCACTCTGGCATGCGGCCTGGTGCACGGCGATTTTTCGATCAAGAACATCCTGCTCGATCCGCAGCGCAGAGCGATCACCGGCTTGATTGATTGGGATCTGGCGGATTTTTTCTCGCTGCCCACGATGGATGTGCTGCATTTTTTCATCCGTCTCGACAGCCGTTCCTTTCAGGATGTGCCGCCAGTGATTGCGCTGCGGCTGATCAAAAGCAAAGCCGGGTTGCCGCAGCGCCTGCTCAACGCCGTGGCCGAGAGCTACGGCTGCCAGCCGGCGGACTGGCCGGGCGTGGTGATGCTTTACTGGCTGCACCGCCAGCGCGGCTATCTCGGCTCGCCGAAAAATCTCAACGCCCGTTTCGTCCGCCGCCAGTTTCACGAGGTCTTGGAGTTGTTTGAACGCGAAATTCTGTGTTGA